A genomic window from Plasmodium chabaudi chabaudi strain AS genome assembly, chromosome: 8 includes:
- a CDS encoding replication termination factor, putative, translating into MGGDGGSLPQRVDLVRMKNKRLRENTGSLGYEKNTLVTVSHNKFNKKELKEYYFSHCVISQELLTEPFFCCRLGYLYNKENIFKLILFKKQNKKKRKKDLYEKFAHIDSLKDLVLCKNKLNEDNKLVCLISNEIINSTSGAICLFSCGCIFSKKVFNKVNISKENVCIVCNRKFKPSDVIEIGLDDEDALEEKRKTIKKRKLDKDKKEITYHENK; encoded by the exons aTGGGAGGAGATGGGGGAAGTTTACCTCAAAGAGTAGATTTAGTTcgtatgaaaaataaaagattaAGAGAAAATACAGGAAGTTTAggatatgaaaaaaatacactAGTTACAGTTAGCCATAATaagtttaataaaaaagaattgaaggaatattattttagtCATTGTGTTATATCTCaa GAACTGCTTACAGAACCATTTTTCTGTTGCCGTCTTGGatacttatataataaagaaaatatttttaaattaattctatttaagaaacaaaataaaaaaaaacgaaaaaaagatttatatgaaaaatttgcACATATAGATTCCCTTAAAGATTTAGTTCTCTGTaagaataaattaaatgaagataataaattagTTTGTTTGATTTCAAACGAAATAATCAATTCAACTTCCGGTGCTATATGCTTGTTTTCCTGTGGatgcattttttcaaaaaaagttTTCAACAAAGTTAATATTTCAAAG GAAAATGTTTGCATAGTTTGCAACAGAAAATTTAAGCCAAGTGATGTCATTGAAATTGGCTTAGATGATGAAGATGCCCttgaagaaaaaagaaaaacaattaaaaaacgaaaacTGGACAAGGacaaaaaggaaataacataccatgaaaataaataa
- a CDS encoding HSP90 co-chaperone p23, putative translates to MGELYNKRHKYMNNGVLIYEWEQTIDEVNIYINMNSNINKNDLDINIKSKRVNIGLKGAESFLEGELFSLIDEECSYWYIDDNILHILLTKVKKAEVWNCVFKGHKNLNAVDENNTKKKMLLERFQMEHPNFDFSSASFNGQVPDARTFMGGVKY, encoded by the exons atgggGGAACTATACAACAAAagacataaatatatgaacaatg gCGTTCTAATTTATGAATGGGAGCAAACAATAGATGAAGtaaacatttatataaatatgaactccaatataaataaaaatgacttagacataaatataaaaagtaaacGAGTTAATATTGGATTAAAGGGAGCAGAAAGTTTTCTAGAGGGAGAACTATTTAGCTTGATTGATGAAGAATGTTCATATTGGTATattgatgataatattttacatatattattaacaaaagttaaaaaagcGGAAGTATGGAATTGTGTTTTTAAAggacataaaaatttaaatgctGTTGATGagaataatacaaaaaaaaaaatgctttTAGAAAGATTTCAAATGGAACATCcaaattttgatttttcgTCTGCCTCATTTAATGGCCAAGTACCGGATGCTCGAACTTTTATGGGTGGagttaaatattaa
- a CDS encoding zinc finger protein, putative translates to MLYKTQLCSFYAKGICARGNKCSWAHGELDVRPMPKFYKTRMCYTFLSGSYCEASKCTFAHTEEELRGSGKALRLCTKYFLDGYCSKADKCPMAHSINQLDPSVKFSSTELMSRVYNNEEIESYKNRMDINSNENKQTDEVKGNHENYNDNMNNGDSEKDNNENNSKNNNGNQNGQRDNSRNNKINKSNQNNEYELRKGLGDSEDDGNKEKDKYNINRFRNNDNMKDSKKSPFNFYRNSERKTYKEYLLDTNQINGCIGDIDKDEDILYNDILMSGDYMRRKNSTKENLISNKFENITSNGYHYNYDGLMDEREISNNKIYKYKNVNNGENIDMFSNNYVNLKNFNMTNKTMLLNEYYKNNFSLAEHNTQNVENSKGNNNNNINGSYEDINNFDRMSILRKMDKQSLLLNMNYDINFNSMKNAYNDKNEMNMNEEKNIFIKNNKNGDIINNPFFDPNINKYDDSKNCSNYFNDNGINKRKERGENMENIENFKNMPIGFNYKNRSRTDRYGNNMGSLSLTNKMNDSLDVSDMNRVGFDEKNEKSLNEMRQMNMNLESLIYNMNNINLGDGSKSEKESKNRILMQAFMKSSNDNNSLKIQSEKNIQNGNEEIKRNDENKINHESFEYYTNNVDYEFKKIIMDNEFLLDNNNGSNNINKYNEFNEQFIIPKTSNNNNEHIMSNYTVLSSNDLCNSMNAMTNFSNVNSISNLSNACNIDDISKKGNMNGLKTNYYNNYDSYKKNAINNMNTGIIKGNGNMEYENRKASSSTKLNDLKDIRNDEINNFINEGVIDKSYIEKEIISSGEKNGQGGERLDEGYASLSSGASSSNEYDLKKGNKKMKKNIVLNKKGNNIKKDILNEEQEINENLSDESTILLNGKGNDKMNENRMNSHHEMRNNDNILNMSEYKWNMCMLNENNGNCMNRNGNNNSGRNYDYIKNKFGNINENSMKFEDINKFLLGNNNNVSSYDFEKIFSNKKKVGENMNSQVEMDTNNMNDLIDYQNRRNIMNKNKNGYNENGNLLNMFQNGYSNMNTNNIGESNREIKNSNMISGVNNNMNGQVFSYNYFNKNNMNNVKNACISNKDNDDIINNNFFNNVENSITSGMLNDSLNGADQNYYMNDHKKNDLSQLSKNNYSNYFLDNNENNSSMSNLNFYEMAYKTNGGFSNYGHGNNNGNNENNKIDILNTKKNPQSTSGDDNNDNLSLNNKNGKNILNNCTPLTYNFNGLYECLNKNDKVKTTE, encoded by the exons AT gTTATACAAAACTCAGCTTTGCTCTTTTTACGCAAAAGGAATTTGCGCTCGTGGCAACAAATGCAGTTGGGCTCATGGTGAATTAGATGTTAGACCGATGCCAAAGTTTTACAAA ACTCGAATGtgttatacatttttatcgGGAAGTTATTGTGAAGCCTCGAAATGTACATTTGCTCATACAGAAGAAGAATTAAGAGGCTCTGGAAAGGCCCTGAGGTTGTgcacaaaatattttttagatg GCTATTGTAGTAAGGCAGATAAATGTCCCATGGCGCATAGTATAAACCAGCTGGACCCATCCGTAAAATTTTCGTCGACAGAACTTATGAGCAGagtttataataatgaagaaattgaaagctataaaaatagaatgGACATAAATAGTAACGAAAATAAGCAAACAGATGAAGTAAAGGGAAAtcatgaaaattataatgataatatgaataatggTGATAGTGAAAAGGATAATAACGAAAATAAttctaaaaataacaatggCAATCAAAATGGGCAAAGAGATAATAGCAGAAATAACAAGATTAATAAAAGcaatcaaaataatgaatatgagTTACGTAAAGGTTTAGGAGATAGTGAAGATGATggaaataaagaaaaagataaatataatataaatcgTTTTcgtaataatgataatatgaaGGACTCAAAAAAATCtccttttaatttttatcgAAATAGTGAGAGAAAAACATACAAAGAATATTTGCTTGACACAAACCAAATTAATGGTTGCATAGGAGACATAGACAAAG ATGAAGATATTTTGTACAACGACATTTTGATGAGTGGCGATTATATGAGAAGGAAAAATTCCACTAAAGAAAATTTGATAAGCAATAAATTTGAGAACATAACATCAAATGgatatcattataattatgatgGACTAATGGATGAAAGAGAAATTtctaataacaaaatatacaaatataagaatgtaaataatggagaaaatatagatatgtttagtaataattatgtaaatttaaaaaattttaatatgacaaataaaacaatgttactaaatgaatattataaaaataacttttCTTTAGCAGAACATAATACACAAAATGTTGAGAATAGTAAGGGAAATAAcaacaataatattaatggtTCATATGAGgatattaacaattttgaTAGGATGTCTATTTTAAGAAAGATGGATAAACaaagtttattattaaatatgaattatgatataaattttaattcgaTGAAAAATGCTTATAATGATAAGAATGAAATGAATAtgaatgaagaaaaaaatatttttataaaaaataataaaaatggtgatataattaataatccATTCTTTGAtccaaatataaataaatatgatgattcaaaaaattgttcaaattattttaatgacAATGggataaataaaagaaaagaaagaGGAGAAAATATGGagaatatagaaaatttcaaaaatatgccGATCGggtttaattataaaaatagatcTAGAACAGATCGATATGGTAATAATATGGGAAGTCTTAGTTTAACGAACAAAATGAATGACTCTCTTGATGTTTCGGATATGAATAGAGTTGGatttgatgaaaaaaatgaaaaaagtcTAAATGAAATGCGacaaatgaatatgaaTTTAGAAAGCttgatatataatatgaacaatataaatttaggTGATGGAAGTAAAAGTGAGAAAGAATCTAAAAATCGAATTTTAATGCAAGCATTTATGAAATCAagtaatgataataatagtcTCAAAATTCAatctgaaaaaaatattcaaaatggaaatgaagaaataaaacgaaatgatgaaaacaaaataaatcatgaatcttttgaatattatacaaataatgttgattatgaatttaaaaaaattattatggataatgaatttttattagacaataataatggaagtaataatattaacaaatataacGAATTTAATGAACAGTTCATAATTCCTAAAACTTCAAACAATAACAATGAACATATTATGAGCAACTATACAGTATTGAGTTCAAATGATTTATGCAACAGTATGAATGCTATGACAAATTTTAGTAATGTAAATAGTATTAGCAATCTGAGTAATGCTTGCAATATAGATGATATTAGTAAGAAAGGAAATATGAATGGGCTTAAGACAAATTACTATAATAACTATGAtagctataaaaaaaatgcaattaataatatgaacactggaataataaaagggAATGGCAATAtggaatatgaaaatagaaAAGCAAGCTCGAGTACCAAATTAAACGatttaaaagatataagaaatgatgaaataaataattttattaatgaaGGTGTAATAGATAAAagttatatagaaaaagaaataatttcatctggtgaaaaaaatggacAAGGAGGAGAAAGACTTGATGAAGGTTACGCTTCATTATCATCTGGGGCATCTTCGTCTAATGaatatgatttaaaaaaaggaaataaaaaaatgaaaaaaaatatagttttaaataaaaaaggaaataatataaagaaagaTATACTAAATGAAGAAcaagaaataaatgaaaatttatccGATGAAAGtactatattattaaatggaAAAGGAAATGACAAAATGAATGAAAATCGTATGAACAGTCATCACGAAATGAGAAATAATgacaatattttaaacatGTCAGAATATAAATGGAATATGTGCATGCTTAATGAAAACAATGGAAATTGTATGAACAGAAAtggcaataataatagtggTAGAAATTATgactatataaaaaacaaatttggtaatataaatgaaaatagtaTGAAATTTGAAgatattaacaaatttttattaggaaataataataatgtttcGAGCTatgattttgaaaaaatattttcaaataaaaaaaaagtcggagaaaatatgaacagtCAGGTAGAAATGGACACAAATAACATGAACGATTTAATAGACTATCAAAATAgaagaaatattatgaacaaaaataaaaatggatataatgaaaatggaaatttattaaacatGTTCCAAAATGGTTATAGCAATATGAATACTAATAATATTGGTGAGTCAAAtagagaaataaaaaacagcAATATGATTAGTggtgtaaataataatatgaacgGACAGGTATTTAGctacaattattttaacaaaaataatatgaacaatGTTAAAAATGCCTGTATTAGtaataaagataatgatgatataattaataataatttttttaacaatgtAGAAAATAGTATAACAAGTGGTATGTTAAATGATTCATTAAATGGTGCtgatcaaaattattatatgaatgatcataaaaaaaatgatttatcTCAGCTTTCTAAGAATAATTATTCtaactattttttagacaataatgaaaataattcaagTATGTcgaatttaaatttttatgaaatggCATATAAGACTAATGGTGGTTTTTCAAACTATGGACATGGcaataataatggaaataatgaaaataacaaaatcgatatattaaatacaaaaaaaaatcctCAGTCTACTAGCggtgatgataataatgataatttatctttaaataataagaatgggaaaaatattttaaataattgcaCACCCCTTACTTACAATTTCAATGGATTGTATGAATGCCTCaacaaaaatgataaagtaAAAACAACCGAATAG
- a CDS encoding fumarate hydratase, putative produces MVAYQKVRRFKKVPSLFSYTICTNKFMGIHGKNHISNINKINKLNINTLNNFLDIFEFEEKGNDGIEYRRLDELSKYIEVIKLDNNKINKDSKYYDINYENENEFFDENGNLKIKNDCEKENNKNVMKEYIHVPPFVLTKLCEYALKEILFFLNKKHLKQLQNILIDKESSDNDKFVAMTLIKNAIISSHQHLPGCQDTGTAIILGKKDEEILTTYEHKYLTLGVYNAYKKNNFRYSQLSPINMFDEVNTKNNLPCQIEIYSNIKKNDHLNYPIKKNPKYELIFIAKGGGSANKTFLFQQTKSILNEDKLYEFLLDKIKEIGTSACPPYHLAIVIGGLSPEMNLKTVKLASCRYLDDLPTEGNIYGKAFRDIKSEKIILDKSQSLGIGAQFGGKYFVHDVRVIRLPRHSASCPIGIGVSCSADRQIKCIINKDGVFVEKLEHEPIKYLPEVTYDNLKNGINNKSSGPNIIYENSNEHSNEHSNGVAVDLNQPMENILKLISNYPVSTLLILSGKLIVARDTAHKRIVDNFINENIPIPEYFKKHPIYYAGPAKTPNNYASGSFGPTTAGRMDAYAEVLMKNNASLISLAKGNRSLAVRNACKKYNGFYLGSIGGPGAILAKNNILNVQVIDFPELGMEAVHLIDVVDFPAFIIIDNKGNDFYNKWIPS; encoded by the coding sequence ATGGTAGCATATCAAAAGGTTAGGAGGTTTAAGAAGGTTCCCTcactattttcatatacaatatgcactaataaatttatgggAATCCATGGAAAAAACCATATtagtaatataaataaaataaataaattaaatataaatacattgaATAACTTCTTAGATATTTTTGAGTTTGaagaaaaaggaaatgaTGGTATAGAATATAGACGTCTTGATGAGCtaagtaaatatattgaagtGATAAAATtggataataataaaataaataaggatagtaaatattatgatataaattatgaaaatgaaaatgaattttttgatgaaaatggaaatttgaaaataaaaaatgattgtgaaaaagaaaataataaaaatgtgatgaaagaatatatacatgttcCACCATTtgtattaacaaaattatgtgaatatgcattaaaagaaatattattttttttaaataaaaaacatttaaaacaattacaaaatatattaatagatAAAGAATCAAGtgataatgataaatttgTTGCTATGactttaattaaaaatgctaTCATAAGTTCTCATCAACATTTACCAGGCTGTCAAGACACAGGAACTGCAATTATTTTAGGaaaaaaagatgaagaaatattaacaaCATATGAACATAAATATCTTACCCTAGGTGTATATAAtgcttataaaaaaaataattttcgaTATAGTCAATTATCACCTATTAATATGTTTGATGAAGTAAatactaaaaataatttaccaTGCCaaattgaaatatatagtaatataaaaaagaatgatcatttaaattatccaattaaaaaaaatccaaaATATGAACTAATTTTTATTGCAAAAGGGGGAGGAAGTGCaaataaaacttttttatttcaacaaacaaaaagtatattaaacgaagataaattatatgaatttttattagacaagataaaagaaataggTACATCTGCATGTCCACCATATCATTTAGCTATCGTTATTGGTGGATTATCACCAgaaatgaatttaaaaactGTTAAGTTGGCATCTTGTAGATATTTAGATGACTTACCAACAGaaggaaatatatatggtaAAGCTTTTAGAGATataaaaagtgaaaaaataattttagatAAATCTCAAAGTTTAGGTATAGGTGCACAATTTGgaggaaaatattttgttcatgATGTTCGAGTTATAAGACTTCCAAGGCATTCTGCATCTTGCCCAATTGGTATTGGTGTATCTTGTTCAGCTGATAGACAAATCAAATGCATCATAAATAAGGATGGAGTATTTGTTGAAAAGTTAGAGCATGAACCGATCAAATACCTTCCTGAAGTGACatatgataatttaaaaaatggaataaacAACAAATCGAGCGGTcccaatattatttatgaaaacaGCAACGAACACAGTAACGAACATAGTAACGGGGTAGCAGTAGACTTAAATCAGCctatggaaaatatattaaaattaatttcaaATTATCCTGTTTCAactttattaatattatcagGTAAATTAATAGTAGCTAGAGATACTGCACATAAAAGAATTgttgataattttattaacgaAAATATACCAATACCAGAGTACTTTAAAAAACATCCTATATATTATGCTGGTCCAGCAAAGACTccaaataattatgcaaGCGGATCGTTTGGACCAACAACTGCTGGAAGAATGGATGCTTATGCAGAAGTgcttatgaaaaataatgcatCTCTAATTTCGTTGGCAAAAGGAAATAGATCTTTAGCTGTTCGAAATgcatgtaaaaaatataatggtTTTTATTTGGGCAGTATTGGAGGACCAGGAGCAATACTAgcgaaaaataatattcttaATGTTCAGGTTATCGATTTTCCTGAACTTGGTATGGAAGCAGTACATTTAATTGATGTTGTCGATTTTCCAGCTTTCATTATAATTGATAATAAAGGAAATgacttttataataaatggaTACCATCTTAG